Proteins encoded together in one Porites lutea chromosome 2, jaPorLute2.1, whole genome shotgun sequence window:
- the LOC140928608 gene encoding uncharacterized protein, with the protein MSITLYVKKGSPGCTFTQSEPNLQDKDGNKFTIADVTAGNWIFYTLKDYNKDKGPHSYKRVMGVEKHVNIKDVNGSVFLVNPVDELILFEHFGYGGKSKRFGAKQKDLTDSFPPEGQGKSNVSSAILLSKDRSVVLFNGTDFAGNKQYTMQPGEWCEKLNVPGGLNDNCLSFKFI; encoded by the exons ATGTCCATCACGTTGTACGTGAAGAAAGGTTCACCAGGGTGCACGTTTACACAGTCAGAACCGAATCTTCAGGACAAAGACGGGAACAAATTCACAATAGCCGATGTTACAGCAGGAAACTGGATCTTCTACACTCTCAAAGACTACAACAAGGACAAAGGGCCACATAGTTACAAGAGAGTAATGGGTGTTGAAAAACACGTAAACATAAAAGATGTTAATGGCTCCGTGTTCCTGGTAAACCCCGTCGACGAACTCATTTTGTTTGAACACTTTGGCTATGGTGGAAAGAGCAAG CGGTTTGGAGCCAAACAGAAAGATCTGACCGACTCATTTCCCCCAGAAGGACAGGGAAAGTCAAACGTCTCCTCTGCTATCTTGTTGTCTAAGGACCGGTCCGTAGTTTTGTTCAACGGAACCGATTTTGCAGGCAACAAGCAATATACTATGCAACCAGGAGAGTGGTGTGAAAAGTTAAACGTCCCGGGCGGTTTGAACGACAATTGTCTGAGCTTCAAATTTATCTAA